Part of the Nitrospirota bacterium genome, TCCGAAATCGGCGATCGCCTTGCCCGCCTCTTTGACCAACGCACTCGCCGATGCCGTGAGATACTTCCTGATGCCCGGCAGCGGCTCGAGGGAGCTCCTGAGCGCCGCCGCGTCCCTCGGGCTCGCCGATCGGGCGATGATGCGGGCCGTGAGGCGGTCGAGATCCTGTATCTTTCTGAGCAGCGTCCGGAGGCCCTCCATGATCTCGTACTCCTCGATCAGGGCCTCGACCGCAGCCTGCCGCTGCCGGATATCCTCGAGGGAGAGCAGCGGCGTCGAGACGGCGTTCCTCATGAAGCGGCCCCCCATCGGCGTAAGGGTCTCGTCGAGCACCCAGAGCAGTGAGCCCTCGACCGAGCCGTCGCGCAGGTTGTGCGTAAGCTCGAGGTTCCGCTTCGTGGCAGCATCGAGGAACATGCAGGAGGACTGGTTGAGGACGACTATCCTTTTAAAGGAGAGGACCTTCTGGGTCTCTTCGAGGTACTTGATCAACGCGCCTGCGGCGGAGATCGCGGTCGTGAGCCCGCTGCAGCCGTACCCGTCGAGGGACGAGACCTTGAAGTAGGTCAGCAGCGCTTTGTACGCCTCGGGGTAATCGAAGTGCCAGTCGTCGTAATAGGAGACGAAAAGCCCCCTGAAGGCCTCCTGGTAGTGGAGGTTGTCCTTCGCGCTCCGCGGACAGAGCAGCTCTTTCGGTTCGTAGCGGCCGACCTCGTCGTCGATCGGCTTGTCCGTCTCGTAGACCATGAACTCGCCGGTCGAGAGGTCGGCGAGGGCGATCCCGGCCTTCCCCTGGTACGAATAAATACTCATTATATAGGCATTTTCTTTCGGCTGGTCCGGAACATGGGTGCCGGGGGTGATAACCCTGACTACGTCCCGCTGGACAATGCCTTTCGCTGCCTTGGGGTCCTCCATCTGCTCGCAGAGGGCTACCTTATACCCTGCTTTGACGAGCTTCGAGAGGTAGGCATCGACCGAGAAATAGGGCACCCCGCACATCGGCATGGGGTCGTCCTTGCCCTTGTCCCTGCTCGTGAGCGCTATCTGCAGGATACGCGAAGCCGTCCTCGCATCTTCGCCGAACATCTCGTAGAAGTCGCCCAGCCGGAAGAGCACGATGGCATCGGGATAGCGCTCCTTGATGCCGAAATACTGCTTCATCAAAGGGGTTTGCTCAGACACCGTGATGATCTTTCCCGTGGAAGCACATCCTGAATTATACTACAGACCCTCACAATAATTGTTGACGGGCGGCAGAGGAAAGGCCCTCGGGCGCCTGCGGAGGGGGGGCGGCCTGCGGTTGACCGGGAAACGGAAAAAGAAGTAAGCTTTCCCGCCGTATCCCCGATAATGTATACGAGGCGCCGGCAGTGCGTTATCCCCCGCCGGCCCTTCCCCGCGGCGCCCCGAGAGCGCCGTTACCAATACAACAGAGGTCGGAGAGCCCCGTGCAGCAGGAGAGCAGACAGAGTACCATAAAAGACGTCATCCTGGCGCGCCTTCAGCAGCACAGCGACTTCCCGGCCATGTCGAGCACCATCAGCCTGCTCAACCAGTTCAGATCGTCCGAGGAGACCTCGGTTTCGGAGTTCGCCAATGTCATCCTGCGGGACTATGCGCTCACCTCGAAGATCCTGAAGATCGTCAACAGCGTCAACTACTCGCAGTTCGGCGAGGTGACGACCATTTCGCGGGCCATCATCCTCCTCGGCTTCGAGAACATCAAGAATCTCGCACTCACCCTGATGCTCTTCGACCACATGCAGAAGAACAGCGCCCACACGGAACACCTCAATTCGATGGTGCAGTCGCTCTACAGCGCGGTGCTGGGACAGAAGATCGCCTACGGTATCAATTTCCCCGACAAGGAAGAGGCCTTCATCTGCGCCCTGTTCCACACTTTCGGCAGGATCATGGTCGCCTTCGCCCTGCCGCGCAAGATGGAGGAGATCAAAGAGATGAGCAGGGAGCGGCGCTGCACCGGCGATGCCGCGGCCCTCGCCCTCCTCGGCGCACGGTTCGAGGATATCGGCATGGCGATTGCCCGGGAGTGGCACTTCCCGCACAAGATCGTCTACAGCATGCACCGGATGCGGGGCCAGGAGATCCTCCCCAACCCCAGCGACCTCGACAAGCTGAACAGTATCGCTACCCTCGCCAACGAGCTCGCCGCGATCCTGGCGACCAGCGCCGACCGCACGGACGCCGACCGGAAGATCGATGAGCTCCTCAAGACATTCAGGAACCACTTCGGCGAGATGAAAGACAAGGTCATGAGCTGGCTCGGCGCTTCGATTCAGGACATGACGGAGTTTTCCGCTATCTTCGATCTCGGGATGAAGGACATCGCCTTCAACAGGCAGCTCGTAAAGTGGTCCGACACCACCGCGCCGAGCGACGCCAGGATCGTCACCGAGCCGCCGCGCGACGACTTCATCTCCGACTCCCTGAAGACCATCGACGTCATCTTCGAGTCCGAGCGGGCCGACACCCCGGAGAGCATCTTCACCAAGGGGATCCAGGACATCAACAACTCCATACTCAGCAACTTCTCGCTGAACGACATCATCAGGATCGTGCTCGAGACCATGTACCGCGGCATGCAGCTCTCGGGAAGGTCGAAGGCGCTGTTCCTGATCAAGGACCCCCATGCCTCGCTCATGCAGATCAGGTTCGGGTTCGGCTCGGACATCGAGGAGCTGAAGAAGTGGCTCAAGATCACCTACGGCGATGCGGGCGATATCTTTACGATGGCGATCGTGAAGCAGAACGATCTCGTGGTCAAAGATATGGACGCCCCCGACATACGGAAGCTCCTTCCCGCATGGTACCGGAGCAGGGCGGCGGACGGCATCTTCCTCGTGCTCCTTCCCATCATCATCAATTCCAAGCCCATCGGGATGTTTTATGTCGAAGGAGAGCGGGAGGGTTTTCAGAGGATATCCGGCGGACACCTGAGCTACCTGAAAATACTTCGTGACCAGACCGTCATGGCGATCAGGCAGAAACAAGGGTACTGAGCCGCAGGGCTCCTATGCAGAATCAGCGCATGGAACCGGTAGACCCCCGGCTGGCGTCGGCGGTAAAGGAAGAGATACTCAGGAACGTCGTGAGGACGCATGCGGCGGTCATGGTCGAAGGGTGGTCCGGGACCGGAAAGACCGTCACCGCCCTCAAGTCGAGCAGCGGGATCGGGGCCGCATACTACTACAGCGAGTCGGCCGCGAGCCCCGGCATTCCTGTCGAGCAGTACAGCGAGGGGGTCGTGAGGGTAGCCGACCTGGAGACTCTCCCGGACCTGGACGGTGCGGAGGACCGCCCGTCGGTGGTCATTGTCGACGATCTCGACGAGATGGCCGCCGGCTCGAAGAGGATGCTCGCGGCGCTGGTCGCGAAGAAGGCGGCGCATAGAAAAATCATCCTCATTACACCCGTCGCTCTGGACGAAAAGGAGCTCTTTCCGCTCATGGATGCGGTGGTCCGCTTCAAGCAGCATACCGCGGAAATGCTGTTCACCGCACGTGACGGCCCGTCCGGGAGCTGACGGAGGTTCGGCTGCAGAGGGAAACTGCCGGCCCTCTCACCGGATTGATGACGGGAAGCGCAGGAGGGCATACTGTACCATTCTCGGATAAAAAGGGCTTCGGTTCCGATACGCAAGAGCGGCGCTGCGTCGGTCCTTCTCCTCGCCGCTGCGGCGGTCCTTCTTTGCACCGGGCTCCTATCGTCGCGGGCCCAGGCAGCGCGACCGGAACCGAAGCAGGAGGTCAGGATCGGAGTTCTTGCCAATAGAGGCGCGGAGAGGGCTCTGGCCATGTGGTCTCCCACCGCCGCGTATCTCTCTTCCAGGATACCGCAGCACTCGTTTGCCATCGTGCCCCTCACCTTCGATGAGGTCAAGGAAGCGGTGCGGGACCGGAAGGTCGATTTTGTCATTACCAACAGCGCCGACTATGTCTCCATGGAGACCCTGTACGGCGCCAGCAGGATTCTCACCTTGAGGAATAGGGAGGACGGCAGCAGCTACACGCGCTTCGGCGGGGTGATCTTCACGAGAGCGGACCGTTCCGGGATCAGGGACCTTGCCGATCTTAAAGGGAAAACTTTTACGGCTGTCGGAAGGAGCTCGTTCGGCGGCTGGCTGATGGCCCAGCGCGAGCTGAAGCGCTCCGGGATCGATCCTTACCGCCACTTCGCGGCAGTGCGTTTCAGCGGAACACACGATGCGGTCGTAAAGGCGGTGCTGAGCGGCGCCGCCGACGCAGGGACCGTCCGCACCGGGATTCTCGAGCGGATGGCGAAGGAAGGACGTGTAGCGCTCCGGGACATTCGCATTCTCAACCCCCGGAGCTCCGCCGGCTTTCCCTTTCTCCACAGCACCATGCTCTACCCGGAGTGGCCGATAGCAAAGATGAAGGACACCACCGACGAGCAGGCGAAAGCGGTGGCCCTTGCCCTGCTCACCATGCGCGAAGAGAGCCCCGCAGCACGGGCGGCCGGCATCGCGGGATGGACGATCCCCCTCGACTATCAGCCTGTTCACGACTGCCTGAGAGAGCTCAAGGCCGGGCCTTATAAGGAGCTCGGAACGGTGAGTCCTGCAGACGTGCTGCTGGCGTACTGGCACTGGTTCGCCTTCGCTGTCGCAGCGCTGGTGATCATGGCCGCTACGACGATAGCAGTGCTGAGGCTGAACCGGCAGCTGCGGAGCTCGCGGGCAGCGCTGGAGCGCACCCGGAGCACTCTCGAGCTGAGAGTGCAGGAGCGCACCGATGCCCTGGAAAAGGCGAATGCCGAGCTCCGGCAGGAAATCATCGAACGTACGCTGGCGGAGGACGCGCTCAGGAAGAGCGAGGAGCGCTACCGTGACCTCTTCGAGCATGCGGACGATCTCATCCAGTGCGTTGCTCCCGACGGAAGGTTCCAATACGTCAACGAGGCGTGGCTGAGGGCGCTCGGCTACAGGAGTGAGGAGCTCCGGGCCCTGACCATCTTCGATGTCATTCATCCCGATTGCCATGACCACTGCAGCGAGATATTCCGGCGTATTCTCTCGGGAGAGAGCTTCAGCTCCATCGAGGTCACCTTCGTCACCAAGAGCGGTGAAACGATCATTGTCGAGGGGAGCGTCAACTGCAATCTCGACGACAATAAGCCCGTCGCGACCAGGGGGATATTCCGTGACGTTACCGAGCGGAAGATGATGGAGGCGCGGCTGAAGGAGCTTGCGGAGAGAGACCCGCTCACCAATATTCTTAACCGCAGGAAGCTCTACGACCTGCTGGACACCGAGGTCCAGCGGGCACTGCGCTATCGCAAGCACCTCTCGCTTATCCTCTTCGATATCGACGACTTCAAAAGGGTGAATGACACCTTCGGCCACGCCGAAGGAGACATGGTGCTCATCACCATCGCCTCCATTGTCCAGGGCGCCATACGGAAGTCGGATATCTTCGCCCGGTTCGGCGGCGAGGAGTTCATCATCCTCGCCCCGGAAACAGCCCTCGACGGAGCGTACGAGCTCGCCGATAAGGTGCGGAAAGCCGTAGAGAGTTACCTGTTCCCCCGCATAGGACGGGTGACGGTGAGCATCGGCGTGGCCGGCTACCACGGCAACGACAGTACCGACAGCTTCATAAAGCGGGCGGATGATGCCCTCTACCGGGCGAAGGGGAGCGGGAAGAACAGGATCGTGAGCATAGCGATTTCGTAAGGGACGCCCTTTCCGAACGCTGCCGCATCGCCATGATGCTCCTGTTCCGCGCGCTGTGCTTCAGTATAGTAGAATAGAATATGACCTGCTATCTTTCGCCGCACTGCGTGCTCAAATGGCTCGAAACCCCTTCCGTATACGATCTGTTCGCCGATGAGCTTTACGAGCTCGATCGAGAGGCCTTCTCGTTCCTCCAGGCCTGCGCTGCTCCCGGGGGCGGCGACGGCAGCGCCGTCGATAAGGCCTTTCTGGATTACTGCATCGGGGAAGGGATTATCGGCGCTGTGCCGTGCAGGCGCGAAAGGCCGCCGGTCAGGCCCTCTCCAGCGCCTTCGCTGCGCTATCTCGAGCTCCAGATCACCGATCGCTGCAACCTGCAATGCGGGCATTGCTATATCGGCAGGTCCGGGGACAGGGAGCTCCCTCTCGATGCCCTAACGCGGGTTCTGGACGAATTCGAGACAGTGCAGGGCCTCCGCCTCCTCATCACCGGCGGCGAGCCGCTGCTCCACCGCAGGTTCGACGATATCAACCGGCTCCTGCCGCGCTACGCGTTCAGGAAGGTCCTCTTTACGAACGGGCTTCTTCTGGACAGGGCGCGTATGAGGGGTCTCGCCGTCGAGGAGGTCCAGTTCAGCGTCGACGGTATGGAGCAGGGCCATGATGCGCTGCGAGGGCAGGGCGCCTACCGGAAGGTAATGCGGGCTGTCGAGGAAACGCTGGCAGAGGGGTTTTCGGTCTCGGTCGCCACCATGGTGCACCGAGGGAACCTGCATGAGTTCGATGCCATGGAAGCTCGTTTCACCGCTCTCGGCATCAAGGACTGGACCGTCGATGCTCCGTGCGCTGCGGGCTCACTGAAAGAGCATTCACTCTTGCAGGTGAGTCCCCGCGAGGCCGGCAGGTATCTCAACTACGGGTTCGGCGCGGGGCTGCACGGCGGAGGGGAGGGATTCGCCTGCGGTCTGCACCTCCTGTCGGTCCTTGCCGACGGGCGGATCGCCAAATGCGCCTTCTACGCCGATGCCCCCCTCGGCACGCTCGCCGAGGGGCTGCAGGAGTGCTGGTCCCGGCTCGTCCCGGTCAAGCTGGCGGATCTCGAGTGCGCTGCGCTCTCCTGTGCGGTCATCGAGCAGTGCAGGGGAGGATGCCGGTACCGGGCAGCGGTAACGGGCAGTGAGGACTCATATGCCGGCACAGGAGAGCGCCCTGACGCTCTCAGCATGCGGCGCGACCTCTACCGGTGTCATGCGTATGATATAATTTAGCTACCAGTTGCCCGGACATGAAGCCCGGGAACCGCTCCTTTGAAAGGGGGATCCGCACCATGGTCATCAAGAAGGTTTCCAAAAAGGGAGCAACGACCTGCAAATGCAAGGGATCGTGCTGAGCGCGTAGAGGCATTTTCATGCCGCAGAGGGGAGGCGGAGCCGCCTCCCTTTTTCTTTAACTTTTATTTTTCATTATGCAATAATAAGCCATGTCTCTATCGTATGCAGCATCGCTCATTGCCGCGCTGCTCATGTTCAGCGCATCGTGCCTCGCCGTCCCCGCCCCGGTCTCGGGCAGAGAGGAGGGGAGTGCCTCCACCCAGAAGGCCTACCTGGAATATATGCTGGCCTATGAGGCCGAACGAGAAGAGCGGTGGGACGAGGCATTGCAGCACTACCGTGAGGCGCTTTCGCATGACCCGGAATCGCTGCACCTGAAGACCCAGCTCAGCGCGGTCCTCATCAGGCTCGGAAGAATTCCCGACGCGCGCGATGCCCTCGAAGAGCTGGTGCGCGGCAGCCGGGAGTATGTCCCTGCCCTCGTTCTGCTGGGGCATGTGTATAACACCGAGAAGCGAGTCGATGACGCAGTCCGCATCTACGAGCGGGTCATAGCGCTCGACCCGTCGAGGGATGAAGCGCGGCTCCTCCTGGGCGCGCTCTATGTCGCGCAGGGCGCCTCGAAGAAGGCGCATGCCCTCTTCGAGGAGGTCCTGAAGAAGGACCCCGAGAATATCATGGCCCTCTATTCCGTCGCATCGATCTATATGGAGCATAAAGAATATGATCGTGCGGAGGCGCTTTTCCGGAAGATGATCGAGGTCCAGCCATCCCTGGATGTCGCCTACCTGAATGCGGGCCTCATCCGGGAGCTGAAAGGAGATATCCCGGGGGCCGAGGAGAGTTACCGGAAGGCCCTCGAAATGAACCCGAACAGCACGCTTGCCAGAGAGAAGCTGATCCAGCTCTATCTCTCACAGAAGGCCTTCGCCAAAGTGATACAGGAGCTCGAGGCCGCACGGGAGCGGCTGCCCGGCAATGTCGATATCCGTTACAAGCTCGGACTGCTCTACCTCCAGGAGGGCGCGCACGAGAAGGCCCTCTCCGAATTCACGATCGCCCTCGAAGCGCGGCCCGCGGATGTCGCCCTTATGTATTACAAGACGCTCGCTCTCGAGGAGTTGAAGCGCTATG contains:
- a CDS encoding diguanylate cyclase, giving the protein MGVLANRGAERALAMWSPTAAYLSSRIPQHSFAIVPLTFDEVKEAVRDRKVDFVITNSADYVSMETLYGASRILTLRNREDGSSYTRFGGVIFTRADRSGIRDLADLKGKTFTAVGRSSFGGWLMAQRELKRSGIDPYRHFAAVRFSGTHDAVVKAVLSGAADAGTVRTGILERMAKEGRVALRDIRILNPRSSAGFPFLHSTMLYPEWPIAKMKDTTDEQAKAVALALLTMREESPAARAAGIAGWTIPLDYQPVHDCLRELKAGPYKELGTVSPADVLLAYWHWFAFAVAALVIMAATTIAVLRLNRQLRSSRAALERTRSTLELRVQERTDALEKANAELRQEIIERTLAEDALRKSEERYRDLFEHADDLIQCVAPDGRFQYVNEAWLRALGYRSEELRALTIFDVIHPDCHDHCSEIFRRILSGESFSSIEVTFVTKSGETIIVEGSVNCNLDDNKPVATRGIFRDVTERKMMEARLKELAERDPLTNILNRRKLYDLLDTEVQRALRYRKHLSLILFDIDDFKRVNDTFGHAEGDMVLITIASIVQGAIRKSDIFARFGGEEFIILAPETALDGAYELADKVRKAVESYLFPRIGRVTVSIGVAGYHGNDSTDSFIKRADDALYRAKGSGKNRIVSIAIS
- a CDS encoding HDOD domain-containing protein; this translates as MQQESRQSTIKDVILARLQQHSDFPAMSSTISLLNQFRSSEETSVSEFANVILRDYALTSKILKIVNSVNYSQFGEVTTISRAIILLGFENIKNLALTLMLFDHMQKNSAHTEHLNSMVQSLYSAVLGQKIAYGINFPDKEEAFICALFHTFGRIMVAFALPRKMEEIKEMSRERRCTGDAAALALLGARFEDIGMAIAREWHFPHKIVYSMHRMRGQEILPNPSDLDKLNSIATLANELAAILATSADRTDADRKIDELLKTFRNHFGEMKDKVMSWLGASIQDMTEFSAIFDLGMKDIAFNRQLVKWSDTTAPSDARIVTEPPRDDFISDSLKTIDVIFESERADTPESIFTKGIQDINNSILSNFSLNDIIRIVLETMYRGMQLSGRSKALFLIKDPHASLMQIRFGFGSDIEELKKWLKITYGDAGDIFTMAIVKQNDLVVKDMDAPDIRKLLPAWYRSRAADGIFLVLLPIIINSKPIGMFYVEGEREGFQRISGGHLSYLKILRDQTVMAIRQKQGY
- a CDS encoding tetratricopeptide repeat protein — its product is MSLSYAASLIAALLMFSASCLAVPAPVSGREEGSASTQKAYLEYMLAYEAEREERWDEALQHYREALSHDPESLHLKTQLSAVLIRLGRIPDARDALEELVRGSREYVPALVLLGHVYNTEKRVDDAVRIYERVIALDPSRDEARLLLGALYVAQGASKKAHALFEEVLKKDPENIMALYSVASIYMEHKEYDRAEALFRKMIEVQPSLDVAYLNAGLIRELKGDIPGAEESYRKALEMNPNSTLAREKLIQLYLSQKAFAKVIQELEAARERLPGNVDIRYKLGLLYLQEGAHEKALSEFTIALEARPADVALMYYKTLALEELKRYDEAIVVLKRILSIDPKNINAFVNLGFVYTRQNRYEDAANIYEEVLSFEKGKPEIYGYLGAAYLQLKNEKKAEEVLKEGTRLFADSDDLYFNLAVLYERTGRFEEMEAALKRVIALNPSHADALNYLGYSYADRGVHLDEALSLITKALDLKPDSGYIIDSLGWVYFKLGRLDDSLKTLLKALASVKDDPVLHEHIGDVYEAMRKYDQAVGAWQEALKFSGKEEGLKERVELKIRNTRGKTMILP
- a CDS encoding radical SAM protein, which encodes MTCYLSPHCVLKWLETPSVYDLFADELYELDREAFSFLQACAAPGGGDGSAVDKAFLDYCIGEGIIGAVPCRRERPPVRPSPAPSLRYLELQITDRCNLQCGHCYIGRSGDRELPLDALTRVLDEFETVQGLRLLITGGEPLLHRRFDDINRLLPRYAFRKVLFTNGLLLDRARMRGLAVEEVQFSVDGMEQGHDALRGQGAYRKVMRAVEETLAEGFSVSVATMVHRGNLHEFDAMEARFTALGIKDWTVDAPCAAGSLKEHSLLQVSPREAGRYLNYGFGAGLHGGGEGFACGLHLLSVLADGRIAKCAFYADAPLGTLAEGLQECWSRLVPVKLADLECAALSCAVIEQCRGGCRYRAAVTGSEDSYAGTGERPDALSMRRDLYRCHAYDII